The proteins below come from a single Puniceicoccus vermicola genomic window:
- a CDS encoding sulfite exporter TauE/SafE family protein yields MDLTTGQWIAVCAAAFGVGLGKGGLPGLGNLAIAIYALAFPARISVGILLPVLMAADLIAVIVYRRHAEWGVIGKFLPWTVLGVCLGALVFGNIGDRTVEILIGLILLIMTGLHFLKSFLHRGRTDVPTGKAALGLRASTGIIGGFATMIANAAGPVAALYLIFLRLPKIAFVGTLAWFFMIVNWIKLPFMIGLGAINLDSMSVSLPAMAFAMVGVLAARAVVEKIPQKLFEWLIWIFVIGAGFQLLL; encoded by the coding sequence ATGGATCTGACTACCGGACAATGGATTGCGGTTTGTGCTGCAGCGTTTGGCGTTGGCCTCGGCAAAGGAGGTCTACCGGGATTGGGCAACTTGGCCATTGCCATCTACGCCCTCGCCTTTCCAGCACGGATTTCGGTCGGAATTCTTCTCCCGGTTCTGATGGCAGCGGATCTGATCGCGGTGATCGTCTATCGCAGGCACGCCGAGTGGGGGGTGATTGGCAAATTTCTCCCTTGGACCGTCCTCGGAGTCTGCCTCGGGGCGCTGGTTTTTGGCAATATTGGCGACCGAACCGTGGAGATCCTCATCGGCCTGATCCTCCTGATCATGACAGGGCTTCACTTCCTCAAATCCTTCCTCCACCGCGGCCGCACTGACGTCCCCACCGGGAAAGCCGCGCTCGGACTCCGCGCTTCCACCGGGATCATCGGCGGATTTGCCACCATGATCGCCAATGCCGCCGGCCCCGTCGCCGCCCTCTACCTGATCTTTCTCCGCCTCCCGAAGATCGCCTTCGTCGGCACCCTCGCCTGGTTCTTCATGATCGTGAACTGGATCAAGCTCCCCTTCATGATCGGCCTCGGCGCCATCAACCTCGACTCCATGAGCGTGTCCCTCCCCGCCATGGCCTTCGCCATGGTCGGCGTTCTCGCCGCCCGGGCCGTTGTCGAAAAAATCCCCCAAAAACTCTTCGAGTGGCTGATCTGGATCTTCGTCATCGGGGCGGGATTCCAACTACTGCTCTAG
- a CDS encoding MauE/DoxX family redox-associated membrane protein has protein sequence MAGGARIAESLLAWGLGVVFLYAGFVKLIRPDEFQADILSYQLVRSSVAYWIALFLPATEVVAGIGMFLRILRKESALIAAVLSVVFAVVLVSAWGRGIDVSCGCFGRAEVKTNYPLVLGRDLLLLAAAVFVVIRCGRARDE, from the coding sequence ATGGCAGGCGGCGCAAGAATAGCAGAGTCTTTACTCGCTTGGGGGCTGGGCGTCGTTTTCCTTTACGCGGGGTTCGTGAAGCTGATTCGTCCGGATGAGTTTCAGGCCGATATCTTGAGCTACCAGCTAGTGCGGTCCTCTGTGGCATATTGGATCGCGCTTTTCCTGCCAGCGACGGAGGTCGTGGCGGGGATTGGGATGTTTCTGCGTATTCTTCGGAAGGAGTCTGCGCTGATTGCTGCGGTGTTGAGCGTCGTTTTTGCGGTGGTATTGGTCTCCGCTTGGGGCCGCGGAATCGACGTATCGTGTGGGTGCTTTGGGCGGGCGGAAGTGAAGACCAATTATCCTTTGGTTCTGGGGAGAGATCTTTTGTTGTTGGCAGCGGCAGTTTTTGTGGTGATTCGGTGCGGACGAGCGCGAGACGAATGA
- a CDS encoding rhodanese-like domain-containing protein, producing MGHPFPDLLDAWQPGDRIIVYCSSLSCQASHGVAKRLSGEAGFEEVYVLKGGWEAWQAAQE from the coding sequence TTGGGGCACCCTTTTCCGGACCTGCTCGATGCGTGGCAGCCCGGCGACCGAATTATTGTCTATTGTAGCAGCTTGAGTTGTCAGGCAAGCCATGGGGTGGCTAAGCGGCTTAGTGGGGAGGCGGGATTTGAGGAAGTGTACGTTTTGAAAGGCGGATGGGAGGCATGGCAGGCGGCGCAAGAATAG
- a CDS encoding rhodanese-like domain-containing protein produces the protein MESLSKLGMMALAVLVVGGMNWLVNPARPSWSEESLRDGEILLRDSRAAEGRVLWVDARSADEFAKEHIPGAILLNESDWGTLFRTCSMRGSPATELLSIVAA, from the coding sequence ATGGAAAGCCTGTCAAAACTCGGTATGATGGCGTTGGCCGTGCTTGTCGTTGGCGGAATGAATTGGCTGGTCAATCCAGCCCGACCATCCTGGTCGGAGGAGTCCTTGCGTGACGGAGAAATTCTCCTGCGGGATTCAAGGGCGGCGGAGGGGAGGGTTCTCTGGGTCGACGCTCGTTCTGCCGATGAATTTGCAAAGGAGCATATTCCGGGGGCAATATTATTGAACGAGAGTGATTGGGGCACCCTTTTCCGGACCTGCTCGATGCGTGGCAGCCCGGCGACCGAATTATTGTCTATTGTAGCAGCTTGA
- a CDS encoding DUF1573 domain-containing protein, translated as MKKSLSLILFFLVVSTHSYASLDWNTTKVSQEADPSDSEITAVFRFANIGDDAVTITEVKPSCGCTTTELDKKTYEPGEVGKIEATLKIGSRKGVQTKTIRVSTKGEEKPTVLTMETVIPDLLNIRPAFVFWKKGEVPDGKTIELKVGIEEPIKVLSAESNNGSIEVHLEEIEEGRSYQLHLFPTQTDEAARARITLSTDYPVESPRTYYVYAHIK; from the coding sequence ATGAAAAAATCACTCTCTCTAATTCTCTTCTTCCTTGTTGTCTCGACACATTCTTACGCCTCTCTCGATTGGAACACTACCAAGGTATCGCAGGAAGCGGATCCGTCGGATTCCGAAATTACGGCGGTTTTCCGATTTGCGAACATTGGTGATGATGCAGTGACAATTACGGAGGTGAAGCCGAGTTGTGGCTGCACGACGACCGAGTTGGACAAGAAGACTTACGAGCCAGGAGAGGTCGGAAAGATCGAGGCGACCTTGAAGATTGGGAGTCGTAAGGGCGTGCAGACGAAGACGATCCGCGTATCGACGAAAGGGGAGGAAAAGCCGACGGTGTTGACCATGGAGACGGTCATTCCGGACTTGTTGAATATTCGTCCTGCTTTCGTCTTTTGGAAGAAGGGAGAGGTCCCAGATGGGAAGACCATTGAGCTAAAGGTCGGAATCGAAGAACCGATAAAGGTGCTGTCGGCGGAGTCGAACAATGGTAGCATCGAAGTTCATTTGGAGGAGATCGAAGAGGGCAGGTCGTACCAACTACATTTGTTTCCCACGCAGACGGATGAGGCGGCAAGGGCTCGAATCACCTTGAGTACAGATTATCCGGTGGAGAGTCCGAGAACCTACTATGTCTATGCTCACATCAAGTGA